TCACTTAGTGGTCATTACTACTTTGTTTTAAAGGATGACAATGCTCAGATTAGAATTGTTTATTTCAAAAGATATGCACAATATAATAATAATAGAAGTAATTACATCCCTAAAAATGGGGATAAAGTTGTAATTATAGGCAATCTAACTGTGTATGAGAAGGATGGTCAATATCAGATTATTGCTAAGGTTGTTGACTATAATAGTGTGGGTGATTTTTTCAAAAAATATGAGGAAACAAGAAAGATACTTGAGGCAGAGGGGTTTTTTGAAAAAAGCACTAAAAAAGAATTGCCTATTTTACCAAGAAAGATTGCAGTTTTGACCTCACCTTATGGTGCTGCCATAAAAGATTTTATTATTACTTCTCGTAAAAATTTGGCCAAATATGTAATTGATATTTGGCCTGTTCAGGTTCAAGGAGAGTATGCGCTAACTGATATAGTAAATACATTAAAGACACTTGAGGATAAAAAATATTGGTATGATATTGTTATATTAATGAGAGGTGGGGGTTCTTTAGAGGATTTAGCAATATTTAACGAAGAAGTCTTAGCAAGGTCTTTAGCTAATGTTAGTGTTCCAACAATTACAGCTATAGGACATGAGAGGGATACAACAATATGTGATCTTGTAGCAGACAAGAGTGTTTCTACGCCTACCCAAGCAGCGATGATTTTATCACAGCCATTTAAGGACTTAAATAAAACAATATCTGATTATATAAATTTTTTAACGAGGCATTTTGATTTAATATTATCAAAGAATATTCAACTTTTTGATAAATATATGGCTAAATTAGAGAGTTATTCGCCTGTAAGAAAAATTGAACATTCTAAAGAGAAGCTTAAATGGTATAATAATTCTCTTCGTCAGACCCTTTTTAATAAAATACAAATTAGAAAAGATGTTGAGGAA
This DNA window, taken from Deferribacterota bacterium, encodes the following:
- the xseA gene encoding exodeoxyribonuclease VII large subunit codes for the protein MAEKIYTVTELTYSIKSLVESNFVSPIKLTGEVSSLSHSLSGHYYFVLKDDNAQIRIVYFKRYAQYNNNRSNYIPKNGDKVVIIGNLTVYEKDGQYQIIAKVVDYNSVGDFFKKYEETRKILEAEGFFEKSTKKELPILPRKIAVLTSPYGAAIKDFIITSRKNLAKYVIDIWPVQVQGEYALTDIVNTLKTLEDKKYWYDIVILMRGGGSLEDLAIFNEEVLARSLANVSVPTITAIGHERDTTICDLVADKSVSTPTQAAMILSQPFKDLNKTISDYINFLTRHFDLILSKNIQLFDKYMAKLESYSPVRKIEHSKEKLKWYNNSLRQTLFNKIQIRKDVEENIKMLKFKFENKYRYEHERLVALTKRLENLDPLSVLKRGYAIVKTDDKVISRVNKVNLEDELEICMYDGYINSFVTGKKMYGGSNGEDSYNKRRLYKVERGVEKIKDN